In Erpetoichthys calabaricus chromosome 15, fErpCal1.3, whole genome shotgun sequence, one DNA window encodes the following:
- the gzf1 gene encoding uncharacterized protein gzf1, whose translation METTKVKMESKEAASNIMKTLYSFYQFGYLCDIAVQVEQQGLQEEFKAHKIILAACSDFFRKLLTKEEMSASKTPIVTLQDIHTEDLSMFLEFAYTAKVHVEPEKVKRLTEIAEKLDCRDLLNVCKASSSETSAASPQMTVDESSSNSTEYSDRSQITPIHCDGTLESERSVREKNNAASTPVQQEQTLLQQGQETVNVFGDMRDIPQNKDSLTDFIDLGKTFILVQRLNPELRKKGDEDGSKIKESLRKKQNCPQVIYTCNRCSKNLYTIRTYRAHMIKEHDINVLVKHGCDMCSQLFSTHKNLQQHRFGVHSDERRFTCIICDKTFKRQKDIRVHVKRVHEKKSSPQCCPYCNKSISSKGGLTVHIRVHTGEKPYQCSDCSARFAQKSSFNSHVRKIHHSGKDKMAKPVYWKLAIPNEESIQMNDDAGGGVNSSKHTDAEMLNVNIYSSDKQNSVLFENLTSTSEEKGPDSLKNSKMESEPETFLGILEKQVRIEQLEKEREEASEKKSNLKNGLEWTETQRAENNSQDNQHSKQDDLGSASDEDAGNSSDSDTDSVNVEKNKSVASECFSSKNDTNVITCDKCEGQFSSRKKFVSHYKETHQSVPEIVYKCDTCGKTFASCSTWKEHQACVHTDDRQFACILCSATFKRKRDAHSHYLRKHEGQVKRPLCSVCGKILSSRTALVFHMRTHTGEKPYKCPVCDGRFAQPSQLKIHIRSHTGEKPYICEVCGACFSNKSKLDSHRRTHTGERPYRCDFCEKRFATKEYLKCHKRCHMGAKPYKCKVCGKAFGLRASLAQHNKMHTDTRPYFCELCGKAFSQQGALKRHQRIHTGEKPYKCKACDRMFTDKSILRRHVAIHDRKAHWRTYLIDLTTKKDHNWSKIETLTDGCLAGPVNDDFTDILEQAHEEREKTRRKKTHQSTNSTSCRETSVASAGRDSDGLPFYRAYGNMSTSVVHLTSDCFPSNVLHEMHRLRCLEQLCDVTIRVEHQGVLEEFKAHKILLAASSKYFQELFLCEKAENGSAAPIVLQEMPTADIECFLNFIYTATVNVSEDRIERMLQVATTLGSPDLLEACKQVDKRAERTASPESFDSCKSELERSQQDLHFQATEDMQGGQVESIGPSDGHGKSDNLDKKAKQMEKGEQRKESSRLIQGKMRRSSTRLAGRKVFVDIPKKKYIRKLREQFNSAAQLSEQNSSVNTILLPKVEEGEKPHSEERIQEVGSEQELLGSDHAAAEVGRDVVEEFFDVEFDMDDDPAKDLENADRKKKGGAFRCDACQRDFQYEKSYLKHIQHSHGIMPEIIYRCDTCNQTFANRCNLKSHERHVHSNERLFPCEICGKKFKRRKDVKRHVLQVHEGGSERHICPVCGKGLSSKTALKLHERTHTGDKPYECTDCEAKFTQPSALKTHQRIHTGEKPFVCSECGAKFTQNHMLIYHKRCHTGEKPFMCENCGKSFASKEYLKHHSRIHTGSKPFKCDICSRMFAQRNSLHQHIKVHTGERPYCCDQCGKQFTQLNALQRHHRIHTGEKPYMCRLCLRTFTDKSTLRRHTLIHDKETPWKSFLVILDGACKKEPKTRMKQGDEPNLLKIPEEERTTTQNEAEQNSDPQGECKTGSQNGQDWGLGGQTAITLVNPSSSLAPALSTFAVIHPETSHQHLQAVVNMQHLGEHGAHLVTVNNQVSITVPVCISLTSQINNILTQTSAGGQSACSVAVAIPQDDPQVSIVDGGSQNVENTAEGIGCLPPEGV comes from the exons atgGAAACTACTAAGGTCAAGATGGAGTCCAAGGAAGCTGCATCCAATATTATGAAAACCCTTTATTCCTTCTACCAGTTTGGCTACCTGTGTGACATCGCTGTGCAAGTTGAGCAGCAGGGGCTACAGGAAGAGTTTAAAGCACATAAGATCATTTTGGCGGCTTGCAGCGATTTTTTCCGGAAACTTTTAACCAAAGAAGAGATGTCTGCTTCCAAAACACCCATCGTTACTTTGCAGGACATTCATACTGAAGACCTCTCCATGTTTCTTGAGTTTGCATATACAGCAAAAGTACATGTGGAGCCTGAAAAGGTGAAGCGCTTAACGGAAATAGCGGAGAAGCTGGACTGTAGAGATCTATTGAACGTTTGCAAGGCTAGTTCATCAGAAACAAGTGCAGCATCTCCACAAATGACCGTGGATGAGAGCAGCAGCAATAGCACTGAATACTCGGACAGGTCCCAAATAACACCAATACATTGTGATGGCACTCTGGAAAGTGAAAGGTCCGTCAGGGAGAAAAACAATGCGGCTAGCACTCCAGTTCAGCAAGAACAGACATTGTTACAGCAGGGGCAGGAGACGGTTAATGTGTTTGGTGACATGCGTGATATTCCCCAAAATAAAGACAGTTTGACAGACTTTATAGATTTGGGGAAAACGTTCATCCTTGTTCAGAGACTGAATCCTGAGTTGAGGAAAAAAGGTGACGAGGATGGTAGTAAAATTAAAGAAtctcttagaaaaaaacaaaattgcccACAGGTAATTTACACATGTAATAGGTGCAGCAAGAATCTTTATACCATAAGGACATATCGGGCACACATGATCAAAGAGCACGACATTAACGTGCTTGTCAAACACGGCTGTGATATGTGCAGCCAGCTCTTCTCCActcacaaaaacctgcagcaacacaGGTTTGGAGTCCACAGTGACGAAAGACGTTTTACTTGCATAATCTGTGATAAAACGTTTAAACGGCAAAAGGACATCAGGGTCCATGTTAAACGGGTACACGAAAAGAAGTCGTCCCCTCAGTGCTGTCCCTACTGCAACAAGAGCATAAGTTCAAAAGGCGGTCTCACTGTTCACATCCGAGTACATACAGGAGAAAAGCCTTACCAGTGTTCGGATTGCTCGGCTAGGTTTGCACAGAAGTCTTCCTTCAACAGCCATGTGAG AAAAATACATCATTCTGGAAAAGATAAAATGGCAAAGCCTGTATACTGGAAGCTGGCTATTCCAAATGAAGAATCTATTCAAATGAATGATGATGCAGGAGGGGGTGTTAATTCCTCAAAACACACAGATGCCGAAATGTTAAATGTGAATATCTACAGTAGTGATAAACAGAACAGTGTTCTTTTTGAAAACCTAACAAGTACCTCCGAGGAGAAGGGCCCAGATTCACTCAAGAATTCAAAGATGGAAAGTGAGCCAGAGACCTTTCTTGGTATACTGGAGAAACAAGTAAGGATAGAACAGTTAGAAAAGGAAAGAGAGGAGGCCagtgaaaaaaagtcaaatctgaAGAACGGCTTGGAGTGGACTGAAACGCAGCGAGCGGAGAATAACAGTCAGGACAACCAACATAGCAAACAGGATGACTTGGGAAGTGCATCTGATGAAGACGCTGGAAATAGCAGCGACTCGGATACAGATTCtgtaaatgttgaaaaaaataaaagtgttgcaTCGGAGTGCTTTAGTTCGAAGAATGATACCAACGTAATTACTTGTGACAAATGTGAAGGACAATTCTCTTCCCGAAAGAAATTTGTCTCTCACTACAAAGAGACCCACCAGTCTGTACCAGAAATCGTGTATAAATGTGACACCTGTGGTAAAACGTTTGCAAGCTGCAGCACGTGGAAGGAACATCAAGCTTGTGTCCACACAGACGACCGGCAGTTTGCTTGCATACTCTGCAGTGCAACCTTTAAACGCAAACGAGATGCTCATTCTCACTACCTTCGCAAGCATGAGGGCCAAGTCAAGAGACCACTGTGCTCTGTATGTGGTAAGATTTTAAGTTCCAGGACTGCACTGGTGTTTCATATGAGGACCCACACGGGAGAAAAGCCGTACAAATGCCCTGTATGCGATGGCAGGTTTGCTCAGCCATCTCAGCTCAAGATTCACATAAG GTCCCACACTGGTGAGAAGCCATATATCTGTGAAGTGTGTGGTGCATGCTTTTCTAACAAAAGCAAACTGGACAGCCATAGAAGAACGCATACAG GTGAACGGCCATACAGGTGCGACTTTTGTGAAAAGAGATTTGCAACCAAGGAATACCTGAAGTGTCATAAACGATGCCATATGGGAGCAAAACCATATAAATGCAAAGTGTGTGGAAAAGCCTTTGGCCTGCGGGCCTCTCTAGCGCAGCACAATAAGATGCATACTG aTACACGGCCATATTTTTGTGAATTGTGTGGAAAGGCTTTCAGTCAACAAGGAGCCCTGAAGCGACACCAGAGGatacacactggagaaaagccctaCAAATGTAAAGCCTGTGACCGGATGTTTACTGACAAGTCCATTTTAAGAAGACATGTTGCG ATTCATGACAGGAAGGCACATTGGAGGACTTACCTAATTGATCTTACCACAAAGAAAGACCACAACTGGTCCAAAATTGAGACATTAACAGATGGATGCCTTGCGGGTCCTGTGAATGATGACTTTACAGACATATTAGAACAAGCTCATGAAGAAcgagagaagaccagaaggaaaAAGACACATCAGTCTACAAACTCTACCTCTT GTCGGGAAACAAGCGTCGCATCGGCGGGCAGAGATTCTGATGGGCTACCATTTTACCGGGCTTACG GGAATATGAGCACCTCTGTCGTTCATCTGACGTCAGACTGCTTTCCCTCCAATGTACTCCATGAAATGCACCGACTGAGATGCCTGGAGCAGCTGTGTGATGTGACAATTCGGGTTGAGCACCAAGGTGTTCTTGAAGAGTTCAAAGCCCATAAGATACTCTTGGCGGCATCTAGCAAGTACTTTCAAGAACTTTTTCTGTGTGAAAAGGCTGAAAATGGCTCTGCGGCCCCCATTGTATTACAGGAGATGCCCACTGCAGATATCGAGTGTTTTCTAAACTTTATTTATACAGCTACTGTGAATGTTTCAGAGGACAGAATTGAGCGTATGTTACAAGTGGCCACAACGCTGGGTAGCCCTGATTTGCTGGAGGCCTGTAAACAAGTAGATAAGAGGGCAGAGAGGACGGCGTCTCCAGAATCGTTTGACTCATGCAAGTCCGAACTGGAGAGAAGCCAACAGGATCTTCACTTTCAAGCTACAGAGGACATGCAAGGTGGCCAAGTTGAGTCCATTGGTCCATCAGATGGACATGGCAAGAGTGACAACTTGGATAAGAAAGCAAAGCAAATGGAGAAAGGAGAACAAAGGAAAGAAAGTAGCAGATTAATTCAAGGAAAGATGAGACGATCTAGCACTAGGCTGGCTGGACGGAAAGTCTTTGTAGATATTCCAAAAAAGAAGTACATCCGAAAACTTAGGGAGCAATTTAATTCAGCCGCACAATTATCAGAGCAGAATTCATCAGTGAATACAATTCTGCTCCCAAAggtagaagaaggagaaaaaccACACTCTGAGGAGAGAATTCAGGAAGTGGGATCTGAGCAAGAACTGCTTGGGAGTGATCATGCAGCTGCTGAGGTTGGACGGGATGTTGTCGAAGAGTTCTTTGATGTTGAATTTGATATGGACGACGACCCAGCAAAGGATTTGGAAAACGCTGACCGAAAGAAGAAGGGTGGAGCATTCCGTTGTGATGCCTGTCAGCGGGATTTTCAATATGAGAAAAGCTACCTGAAGCACATTCAGCATAGTCATGGCATCATGCCAGAAATCATTTATCGCTGTGACACCTGCAACCAGACCTTTGCGAATCGCTGCAATCTCAAAAGCCATGAGAGACACGTCCATAGCAATGAGCGACTCTTCCCCTGTGAGATCTGCGGCAAGAAATTCAAGCGCAGAAAAGATGTGAAGAGGCACGTGCTGCAGGTTCATGAGGGAGGCAGCGAGCGACACATATGTCCCGTATGTGGAAAGGGACTCAGCTCGAAAACTGCTCTCAAGCTTCATGAAAGGACTCACACTGGAGACAAGCCCTATGAATGTACTGATTGTGAAGCCAAGTTCACCCAACCTTCTGCTCTTAAGACACATCAGAG AATCCACACTGGGGAAAAACCTTTTGTCTGCAGTGAATGCGGTGCAAAGTTCACACAGAACCATATGCTGATTTATCATAAACGATGTCACACAG gggAGAAGCCCTTTATGTGCGAGAACTGTGGAAAGAGCTTCGCATCCAAGGAGTACTTAAAACACCATAGCCGAATTCACACGGGATCTAAACCCTTTAAATGTGACATCTGCTCCAGAATGTTTGCCCAGCGGAATTCTCTTCACCAACATATTAAAGTGCACACAG GTGAGCGGCCATACTGCTGTGATCAGTGCGGTAAGCAGTTCACTCAGCTGAATGCGCTGCAACGACATCATCGGATCCACACCGGAGAAAAACCTTACATGTGCAGACTGTGCCTCCGCACCTTCACTGACAAATCCACACTGAGAAGGCACACACTG ATTCATGATAAGGAAACCCCATGGAAGTCGTTCTTGGTCATTTTGGATGGAGCTTGTAAAAAAGAACCCAAGACACGAATGAAGCAAGGAGACGAgccaaatttattgaaaattccAGAAGAAGAAAGAACCACTACACAAAACGAGGCCGAGCAGAACTCCGATCCCCAAGGAGAATGTAAGACAGGATCACAGAACGGACAGGACTGGGGCCTCGGCGGACAGACTGCAATTACTTTAGTAAACCCCAGTTCCTCTCTCGCTCCCGCACTGAGCACTTTTGCTGTGATTCACCCCGAAACTTCTCATCAACACCTTCAGGCTGTGGTAAACATGCAGCATCTCGGAGAGCATGGAGCTCATCTAGTGACCGTTAACAATCAAGTGAGCATCACCGTCCCAGTGTGCATTTCCCTGACCTCTCAGATTAATAACATTCTCACACAGACCTCTGCAGGTGGGCAGAGTGCGTGCAGCGTGGCAGTAGCCATTCCACAGGATGACCCACAAGTGTCCATTGTGGATGGTGGGTCTCAGAATGTTGAAAATACCGCAGAAGGTATTGGTTGCCTTCCACCTGAAGGCGTGTAG